Proteins from a single region of Methanobacteriaceae archaeon:
- a CDS encoding NADH-quinone oxidoreductase subunit H has product MDLIYSALAVIGTLVVAFIVSLFLPGIERKFIHARIQQRVGPPITSPGIMAPLKFFFKQTINPESSMPRLYNSLPLISLIIIVILLLFLIPEMYFLGTLASVIAIVGFLKVEEIMYMFMGSLSKSVLSVRMPFPDKVKGAKHPEIPRSFFEELSSLRAFRLIAFGSFPLYIALFVAVAMTGSIYLQDIVAYQQTHGPILFSVAGVLGAIVFFMGYMILLNEYPFAILKAKPDVVEGPYLEYAAKYRAYVYITRGFLMFTLACLFSTLFLGIAPNILNINFIITLIVALLFPMIMAVMSAFSPVFTYKQFYPTVAGVSIIGVLAIVAALL; this is encoded by the coding sequence ATGGACCTTATATATTCAGCATTGGCAGTAATAGGCACCCTGGTGGTGGCCTTCATAGTAAGTCTATTCTTACCAGGTATCGAACGTAAGTTCATCCATGCCAGGATTCAGCAAAGGGTAGGCCCACCCATTACCAGTCCCGGGATAATGGCTCCCCTTAAATTTTTCTTCAAACAAACCATCAATCCCGAATCTTCAATGCCCAGATTATACAATTCCTTACCCTTAATAAGTTTGATAATAATAGTTATCCTCCTATTATTCCTCATCCCTGAAATGTACTTTTTAGGAACCCTAGCCAGTGTAATTGCCATTGTGGGGTTCCTCAAAGTTGAAGAAATAATGTACATGTTCATGGGCAGCCTTTCAAAATCAGTGTTATCTGTACGCATGCCCTTCCCGGATAAGGTGAAAGGTGCTAAACATCCAGAAATCCCCAGATCATTTTTTGAGGAGTTAAGCAGCCTTCGCGCTTTCAGATTAATAGCATTCGGATCCTTCCCCTTATACATTGCCCTTTTTGTGGCAGTGGCCATGACCGGAAGCATATACTTACAGGACATAGTTGCCTACCAGCAAACACACGGACCCATCCTGTTCTCAGTGGCAGGAGTACTGGGAGCCATAGTATTCTTCATGGGATACATGATCCTCCTGAATGAATACCCATTTGCCATCTTAAAAGCCAAACCAGACGTGGTTGAAGGACCCTACCTGGAATACGCTGCAAAATACAGGGCTTATGTATACATTACTCGTGGATTTCTGATGTTTACCTTAGCCTGTTTATTCAGCACTCTATTTTTGGGAATAGCTCCCAACATCCTAAACATAAACTTCATCATCACCTTGATAGTAGCTCTGCTGTTCCCAATGATTATGGCAGTGATGAGTGCATTCTCACCAGTATTCACCTATAAACAGTTCTATCCAACTGTTGCAGGAGTTTCTATAATAGGAGTATTGGCCATAGTTGCGGCACTCCTTTAA
- the ehbP gene encoding energy-converting hydrogenase B subunit EhbP yields the protein MKIVIRPLHIMSLGGYIVETEFPYRNVIVVNPTEEPIKLEVPVFNEEWLEEQSQLGLELIPLTEEDNYLSRFRKAKAKLDKLKTELAKGE from the coding sequence ATGAAAATTGTAATCAGGCCCCTGCACATCATGAGCCTGGGGGGTTATATTGTGGAAACCGAGTTCCCCTACCGGAATGTGATTGTGGTCAACCCCACAGAGGAACCCATAAAGTTAGAGGTGCCCGTATTTAATGAAGAATGGCTAGAAGAACAGAGCCAGTTAGGTCTTGAACTCATTCCCCTAACCGAGGAAGATAACTATCTCAGCAGATTTCGCAAGGCTAAAGCCAAATTGGATAAATTGAAAACAGAACTTGCTAAGGGAGAATAA